The proteins below are encoded in one region of Microbispora sp. NBC_01189:
- a CDS encoding serine/threonine-protein kinase, with protein sequence MEVLAGRYRLTERLGEGGGGTVWRAHDELLRREVAIKQLRVPPDLDDRRLAEFLGRAVDEARAAGRLSHPSIVTIHDVVGHAGQPWIVMDLVPGHSLDRIVREHGPLPSERVAEIGLAVLDALEAAHARGILHRDVKPANVLIGPDGRALLTDFGIAAPMGEGGASWRSSAGSPAYMAPERFREEPDGPASDLWSLGATLYTAAEGETPFHRPTAAALVAAVLLHEPPPMTRASRVLAWIVLALLDKDPVRRPPPEVVRQALRAAAAPPVPAPASRPARSWRLAVVAALVIVAGLAAGLGAWLLTSGRDEGGGRFTAVPYACRSLTDTQIRDLLGAAPRPEPSGGQGSEGGGGARQGGGGGGGAGGCAWTERVSGHAGTITVGFRLPGDGSGEAAAARELASERAARGAAARDRPGIADEAFACDTADPGAGTTGATVWFRLSNLVVEVAYRRTGDPSVTQADRSTAERAAELVGIGLG encoded by the coding sequence GTGGAGGTGCTCGCCGGGCGGTACCGCCTCACCGAACGGCTCGGTGAGGGGGGTGGCGGCACGGTTTGGCGTGCCCACGACGAACTGCTGCGCCGCGAGGTGGCGATCAAGCAGCTCCGCGTCCCGCCGGACCTGGACGACCGGCGGCTTGCCGAGTTCCTCGGGCGGGCCGTCGACGAGGCCCGGGCGGCGGGGCGGCTGAGCCACCCCTCGATCGTGACGATCCACGACGTCGTCGGGCACGCCGGACAGCCGTGGATCGTCATGGACCTGGTGCCCGGCCACTCCCTCGACAGGATCGTCCGCGAGCACGGGCCGCTGCCCTCCGAGCGGGTCGCGGAGATCGGGCTGGCCGTGCTCGACGCGCTGGAGGCGGCCCACGCGCGGGGCATCCTGCACCGGGACGTGAAGCCGGCCAACGTGCTGATCGGGCCGGACGGCCGGGCCCTGCTCACCGACTTCGGCATCGCCGCGCCGATGGGCGAGGGCGGCGCCTCCTGGCGCAGCTCGGCCGGGTCGCCCGCCTACATGGCGCCGGAGCGGTTCCGGGAGGAGCCCGACGGGCCCGCCTCGGACCTGTGGTCCCTCGGGGCCACGCTCTACACGGCTGCCGAGGGCGAGACGCCCTTCCACCGCCCCACCGCCGCCGCGCTCGTCGCCGCCGTCCTGCTCCACGAACCGCCGCCGATGACGCGGGCGTCCCGGGTGCTGGCCTGGATCGTGCTCGCCCTGCTCGACAAGGACCCGGTGCGGCGCCCGCCGCCCGAGGTCGTGCGGCAGGCCCTGCGCGCCGCCGCCGCGCCGCCCGTCCCCGCTCCCGCCTCACGGCCCGCCCGATCGTGGCGCCTGGCCGTCGTGGCGGCCCTGGTGATCGTGGCGGGCCTTGCGGCGGGCCTCGGCGCCTGGCTCCTGACGTCGGGGCGGGACGAGGGCGGCGGGCGCTTCACCGCCGTCCCCTACGCCTGCCGCAGCCTCACCGACACGCAGATCCGCGACCTCCTCGGCGCCGCGCCCCGCCCGGAGCCCTCCGGGGGCCAGGGGAGCGAGGGCGGCGGAGGCGCGCGGCAGGGCGGAGGCGGCGGAGGCGGCGCGGGCGGATGCGCGTGGACCGAGCGCGTCAGTGGGCACGCGGGGACGATCACCGTCGGCTTCCGGCTCCCCGGTGACGGCTCGGGCGAGGCGGCCGCCGCCCGGGAGCTCGCCTCGGAGCGGGCGGCCCGGGGCGCCGCGGCGCGCGACCGCCCGGGAATCGCCGACGAGGCGTTCGCCTGCGACACGGCCGACCCCGGAGCCGGGACCACCGGCGCCACGGTCTGGTTCCGCCTCAGCAACCTCGTCGTCGAGGTGGCCTACCGGCGCACCGGTGACCCGTCGGTCACCCAGGCCGACCGGAGCACCGCCGAGCGCGCCGCCGAACTCGTCGGCATCGGACTCGGCTGA
- a CDS encoding carbohydrate ABC transporter permease, translating into MTSDRHFGQPGRWAVLAALVVLAVVMLVPFAIVTLNAFKSPAEYSSGGPLSLPHGLYLDGIVTFWQRVDFGLKLWNSLLISGVVAVAAVLLSVLNAYALGIGRVRGRLWLLVLFLVANTLPQEALVYPLYFLAKQAGLYDSKLAVMLIFTVIQGAFGTYLLSSVLGRFPRGILEAAELDGASRWRILWGIVVPISRPTLTVLLIFFFIWTWNEFFLPMVFLISNDNQTVPVALGVLQGEKMMDATMSSASALLGIVPAVAFFLIFQRTLTRGITVGALK; encoded by the coding sequence GTGACCTCCGATCGCCACTTCGGCCAGCCGGGGCGCTGGGCGGTCCTCGCGGCGCTGGTCGTGCTCGCGGTCGTGATGCTCGTCCCCTTCGCGATCGTCACGCTCAACGCGTTCAAGTCACCGGCCGAGTACTCGTCGGGCGGCCCGCTCAGCCTGCCGCACGGGCTGTACCTGGACGGGATCGTCACCTTCTGGCAGCGCGTCGACTTCGGCCTGAAGCTCTGGAACAGCCTCCTGATCAGCGGCGTCGTCGCGGTCGCCGCGGTGCTGCTGTCGGTGCTCAACGCGTACGCGCTGGGGATCGGCCGGGTCCGCGGCCGGCTGTGGCTGCTCGTGCTCTTCCTGGTCGCCAACACGCTGCCGCAGGAGGCCCTCGTCTACCCGCTGTACTTCCTGGCGAAGCAGGCGGGGCTGTACGACTCGAAGCTCGCGGTCATGCTGATCTTCACGGTGATCCAGGGGGCCTTCGGGACCTACCTGCTCTCGTCGGTGCTCGGGCGGTTCCCCCGGGGGATCCTGGAGGCGGCCGAGCTCGACGGGGCGAGCAGATGGCGGATCCTGTGGGGGATCGTCGTGCCCATCAGCCGCCCGACCCTCACCGTGCTGCTCATCTTCTTCTTCATCTGGACGTGGAACGAGTTCTTCCTGCCGATGGTGTTCCTCATCTCCAACGACAACCAGACCGTGCCGGTCGCCCTCGGCGTCCTGCAGGGGGAGAAGATGATGGACGCCACCATGTCCAGCGCGTCCGCGCTGCTCGGCATCGTGCCGGCCGTGGCCTTCTTCCTGATCTTCCAGCGCACGCTGACCCGCGGCATCACGGTCGGCGCGCTCAAGTAA
- a CDS encoding glycoside hydrolase family 3 protein, whose translation MSRRRSAMLSASAALALALSLGAGPVRAAGDYPFRNPSLPLAQRVDDLLGRLTLDEKVSMLHQYAPAIDRLGVGMFKSGTEALHGVAWSTDIDNNGAVVTATGTVFPQALGLASTWDPALIKRVGSAVGDEARGFHAQNPRVWGLNLWAPVVNLLRDPRWGRNEEGYSEDPLLTGAISTAYGSGMEGDDPDHLKSAPTLKHYLANNNEINRDVTSSELPPRVKHEYDEAAFKPAISADAATGVMASYNLVNGRPNTVSPDLNDVVRSWTNRTLFNVSDAWAPNNLVQSEKYHATQAEADAALIRAGLDSLTVDDTNGGPTVAAVKEALSKGLLTQADVDNAVRHQLSIRFRLGEFDPDGGPYGKITKDVVNSPANQRLNRETAAKAMVLLKNSGGALPLKPGKKVAVVGPLADVLYTDWYSGALPYKVTPLAGIRERAKAVSSSEGVDRIALKDVATGKYISAPATGGDLKESAATAGATEQFDAFDWGQGVLTLRSAANGKYVSRANWATLANTADQPSGWFVQEQFKLEQQTDGTFLLRYAGYETSESWFGPNAYVKAEADGTLSLTTADQATHYAKEVVSRGVDDAVAKAKAADVAVVVVGSMPFINGREAHDRTDMNLAEGQEALVRAVKKANPNTVVVLQNSYPTTINWEQDNVPAILWTTHAGAETGHGLADVLYGDVNPAGRLTQTWYRSAGELPDILDYDIVKRDRTYLYYRGRPLYPFGYGLSYTSFAYQGLKAVPKGDAYEVSVKVTNTGSRAGDEVVQLYTHQHRSRVKQPVKQLRAFQRVPLAPGQTKTVTMTVKKADLALWDVTRNRWTVENATHDILVGSSSEAVRQRSTINVKGEDIPHRDLSTTTRAIDFDDYSGVHLVDETKVRGDAVAGADGGWIAFKDVQLRKPAKVTVGVASVAGGRIEVRLGSPNGTKAATIPVAATGGVYQWAAATAPVSGANGVKDVYLVFTGDVRIKDLTLS comes from the coding sequence ATGTCCCGTCGCCGTTCGGCGATGCTGTCCGCGTCGGCCGCCCTGGCTCTGGCTCTGAGCCTGGGCGCCGGCCCTGTGCGGGCGGCCGGCGACTATCCGTTCCGAAATCCGTCGCTGCCGCTCGCGCAGCGTGTCGACGACCTGCTCGGGCGGCTCACGCTCGACGAGAAGGTGTCGATGTTGCACCAGTACGCCCCGGCGATCGACCGCCTCGGCGTCGGCATGTTCAAGAGCGGTACCGAGGCGCTGCACGGCGTGGCCTGGTCGACCGACATCGACAACAACGGCGCCGTGGTCACCGCCACCGGCACCGTCTTCCCCCAGGCGCTCGGCCTGGCCAGCACCTGGGACCCCGCCCTGATCAAGCGGGTCGGCTCCGCCGTCGGCGACGAGGCCCGCGGCTTCCACGCGCAGAACCCGCGCGTGTGGGGGCTCAACCTGTGGGCGCCCGTCGTCAACCTGCTGCGCGACCCGCGCTGGGGCCGCAACGAGGAGGGATACTCCGAAGACCCCCTGCTCACCGGCGCCATCTCCACGGCGTACGGATCGGGCATGGAGGGCGACGACCCCGACCACCTCAAGTCGGCGCCCACCCTCAAGCACTACCTGGCCAACAACAACGAGATCAACCGGGACGTCACCTCCTCGGAGCTGCCGCCGCGGGTCAAGCACGAGTACGACGAGGCGGCGTTCAAACCGGCCATCTCCGCGGACGCCGCGACCGGCGTGATGGCGTCCTACAACCTCGTCAACGGCCGGCCCAACACGGTCAGCCCGGACCTGAACGACGTCGTCCGTTCCTGGACGAACCGGACCCTGTTCAACGTCTCCGACGCCTGGGCGCCGAACAACCTGGTGCAGAGCGAGAAGTACCACGCGACCCAGGCCGAGGCCGACGCCGCGCTGATCAGGGCGGGCCTCGACAGCCTGACCGTCGACGACACCAACGGCGGGCCGACGGTCGCGGCGGTCAAGGAGGCCCTGTCGAAGGGGCTGCTGACCCAGGCGGACGTGGACAACGCCGTGCGGCACCAGCTCAGCATCCGGTTCCGGCTCGGTGAGTTCGACCCCGACGGCGGGCCGTACGGGAAGATCACCAAGGACGTCGTCAACAGCCCGGCGAACCAGAGGCTGAACCGCGAGACCGCGGCCAAGGCCATGGTTCTGCTGAAGAACTCCGGCGGCGCGCTGCCGCTGAAGCCCGGCAAGAAGGTCGCCGTGGTCGGCCCGCTCGCCGACGTCCTCTACACCGACTGGTACTCGGGCGCCCTGCCGTACAAGGTGACCCCACTCGCCGGGATCAGGGAGCGCGCGAAGGCGGTGTCCTCCTCCGAGGGCGTCGACCGGATCGCCCTGAAGGACGTCGCCACCGGGAAGTACATCAGCGCGCCCGCCACCGGGGGAGACCTTAAGGAGAGCGCGGCCACGGCCGGCGCGACCGAGCAGTTCGACGCGTTCGACTGGGGCCAGGGCGTGCTGACGCTGCGCAGCGCGGCCAACGGCAAGTACGTCAGCCGGGCCAACTGGGCGACGCTCGCCAACACCGCCGACCAGCCGTCCGGCTGGTTCGTTCAGGAGCAGTTCAAGCTGGAGCAGCAGACCGACGGCACCTTCCTGCTGCGGTACGCCGGCTACGAGACGAGCGAGAGCTGGTTCGGCCCGAACGCGTACGTCAAGGCCGAGGCGGACGGCACACTCAGTCTGACCACCGCCGACCAGGCCACGCACTACGCCAAGGAGGTCGTCTCCCGCGGCGTGGACGACGCGGTCGCCAAGGCGAAGGCCGCCGACGTGGCGGTCGTCGTGGTCGGCAGCATGCCGTTCATCAACGGCCGCGAGGCGCACGACCGCACCGACATGAACCTCGCCGAGGGCCAGGAGGCCCTGGTCAGGGCGGTGAAGAAGGCCAACCCCAACACGGTCGTGGTGCTGCAGAACAGCTACCCGACGACGATCAACTGGGAGCAGGACAACGTCCCGGCCATCCTGTGGACCACCCACGCGGGCGCCGAGACCGGGCACGGCCTCGCCGATGTGCTGTACGGCGACGTCAACCCGGCGGGACGGCTGACCCAGACGTGGTACCGGTCGGCCGGCGAACTGCCGGACATCCTCGACTACGACATCGTCAAGAGGGACCGCACCTACCTGTACTACCGGGGCAGGCCCCTCTACCCCTTCGGGTACGGTCTGTCGTACACGTCGTTCGCCTACCAGGGCCTGAAGGCCGTGCCGAAGGGCGACGCGTACGAGGTCTCGGTGAAGGTGACCAACACAGGCTCCCGGGCCGGCGACGAGGTCGTGCAGCTCTACACCCACCAGCACCGGTCGCGGGTGAAGCAGCCGGTCAAGCAGCTGCGCGCGTTCCAGCGGGTGCCGCTGGCGCCGGGGCAGACGAAGACGGTCACGATGACCGTCAAGAAGGCCGACCTCGCCCTGTGGGACGTCACGCGGAACAGGTGGACGGTCGAGAACGCGACTCACGACATCCTCGTGGGATCCTCGTCGGAGGCCGTCCGCCAGCGCTCGACGATCAATGTCAAGGGCGAGGACATCCCGCACCGCGACCTGTCGACGACCACCCGGGCGATCGACTTCGACGACTACTCGGGCGTCCACCTGGTGGACGAGACCAAGGTCCGCGGTGACGCCGTGGCGGGCGCGGACGGCGGCTGGATCGCGTTCAAGGACGTCCAGCTCCGCAAGCCCGCGAAGGTGACCGTGGGTGTGGCCTCCGTGGCCGGCGGGAGGATCGAGGTGCGCCTCGGCTCCCCGAACGGCACGAAGGCGGCCACGATCCCGGTCGCCGCGACCGGCGGCGTCTACCAGTGGGCCGCCGCCACCGCTCCGGTCTCCGGCGCGAACGGCGTGAAGGACGTGTACCTGGTCTTCACCGGCGACGTCCGGATCAAGGACCTCACCCTGAGCTGA
- a CDS encoding serine/threonine-protein kinase: protein MAESLGEPLASRYHLLRPLGSGGMGRVWLARDPVLDREVAVKELRLPEGLGDRERAELVARVMREAEVTARVRHPGIVALHDVLLQDGRPWIVMELLRGRDLAAQVASYGPLPYRQVADLGARLLEALSAAHAQGVQHRDVKPGNVFLTADGRVVLTDFGIARPAGQASITEAGLLVGSPGFIAPERLAGDRGGPAADLWSLGATLYTAVEGVPPHQGTQAEVIAATLTRDPRPPVLAGPLGPVLTRMLARDPAHRPDAGAALATLRRIADGGTPGPEARTDAPAGPAGRRRWWIAAVALAVAAAAVPLTAYALRDGEPGTPPPRVSPVFTRAVDLCRALSGAEVRRILGAPADPRPEKAGCQWAVTGAGVELGAETDSDTPEPWALDLASARTLMQGLRRQYASGPRDGDLIWYEVGLDRKTQVVESAARDVPGLADEAFAVDVTTPEGTAKAAWVYFRLGDLVAVLRYAHLDVTSPARLRDTAVAAARSAAGGLSGLA from the coding sequence ATGGCCGAATCGCTGGGGGAGCCACTGGCCTCGCGATACCACCTGCTGCGCCCGCTGGGCTCCGGCGGCATGGGCCGGGTCTGGCTGGCCAGGGACCCGGTGCTGGACCGCGAGGTGGCCGTCAAGGAACTGCGTCTCCCCGAGGGGCTCGGCGACCGGGAGCGGGCCGAGCTCGTCGCCAGGGTCATGCGCGAGGCCGAGGTCACCGCGCGGGTGCGGCACCCGGGGATCGTCGCGCTGCACGACGTGCTCCTCCAGGACGGCAGGCCGTGGATCGTCATGGAACTGCTCCGCGGCCGGGACCTCGCCGCGCAGGTCGCGTCGTACGGGCCGCTGCCGTACCGGCAGGTGGCCGACCTCGGCGCCCGGCTCCTGGAGGCGCTGTCGGCCGCGCACGCCCAGGGCGTGCAGCACCGGGACGTCAAGCCGGGCAACGTCTTCCTAACCGCCGACGGCCGGGTGGTGCTCACCGACTTCGGCATCGCCCGGCCCGCCGGTCAGGCGTCGATCACCGAGGCGGGGCTGCTCGTCGGCTCGCCGGGCTTCATCGCGCCCGAGCGGCTCGCGGGCGACCGCGGGGGCCCGGCCGCCGACCTGTGGTCGCTCGGGGCCACCCTCTACACGGCGGTCGAGGGCGTCCCGCCGCACCAGGGCACCCAGGCCGAGGTGATCGCGGCGACGCTCACCCGCGACCCCCGGCCGCCGGTGCTCGCGGGGCCGCTCGGCCCGGTGCTGACCCGGATGCTGGCCCGTGACCCCGCGCACCGCCCGGACGCGGGCGCGGCGCTCGCGACGCTGCGCCGGATCGCCGACGGCGGCACGCCCGGCCCGGAAGCCCGGACCGACGCCCCGGCCGGGCCCGCCGGGCGCCGCCGGTGGTGGATCGCGGCCGTCGCCCTCGCCGTGGCGGCCGCCGCGGTGCCCCTGACGGCGTACGCGCTGCGGGACGGCGAGCCCGGCACGCCCCCGCCGCGGGTCTCGCCGGTCTTCACCCGCGCCGTGGACCTGTGCCGGGCGCTGTCCGGAGCGGAGGTGCGCCGCATCCTGGGCGCCCCGGCGGACCCGCGTCCGGAGAAGGCGGGCTGCCAGTGGGCCGTCACCGGCGCGGGCGTCGAACTGGGCGCCGAGACCGACTCCGACACCCCGGAACCCTGGGCGCTGGACCTGGCCTCCGCGCGGACACTCATGCAGGGACTGCGCCGGCAGTACGCCTCGGGACCGCGCGACGGCGACCTGATCTGGTACGAGGTCGGGCTCGACCGGAAGACCCAGGTCGTCGAGTCGGCCGCGCGGGACGTGCCGGGGCTGGCCGACGAGGCCTTCGCCGTGGATGTCACCACGCCGGAGGGCACGGCGAAGGCCGCCTGGGTGTACTTCCGCCTCGGCGACCTCGTGGCCGTTCTGCGGTATGCCCACCTGGACGTGACGTCCCCGGCCCGGCTGCGGGACACGGCGGTCGCGGCGGCCCGGTCTGCCGCCGGCGGCCTGAGCGGGCTGGCGTAG
- a CDS encoding sugar ABC transporter permease gives MAPPDAGAARPRGRGGYWLYLLPSLVLFLAIIVVPFLMNVATSFTRWSGVGTPTWIGLDNYTKLFRDERFWASFQHNVALIVAMAVVPTVVGLVLAAALFDYIARRFGARTASALRAAFYLPQVLPVAVAGVVWGWMLHPSYGAVNQIFGLKVNWLGDPGLALATVMAIMVWFQLGYPVVIFMAGLQRVDPSLYEAAEIDGASWWRRFWHITISQIRPEIFVVLLTCTIAALKVFGPIFVLTRGGPGSATMVPSYFSYLNFFQKVNVGYGSAIATVLALIIVVVTFLFLRVQDRDQERDS, from the coding sequence ATGGCACCACCCGACGCGGGTGCCGCCCGCCCGCGCGGGAGGGGCGGCTACTGGCTCTACCTCCTGCCGAGCCTGGTGCTGTTCCTCGCGATCATCGTCGTGCCGTTCCTGATGAACGTCGCGACGAGCTTCACCCGCTGGTCCGGCGTCGGCACCCCCACCTGGATCGGGCTCGACAACTACACGAAGCTCTTCCGGGACGAGCGGTTCTGGGCGTCCTTCCAGCACAACGTGGCGCTGATCGTCGCGATGGCGGTGGTGCCGACGGTCGTCGGCCTGGTGCTGGCCGCCGCGTTGTTCGACTACATCGCCAGGCGGTTCGGCGCGCGTACGGCCTCGGCCCTGCGCGCGGCGTTCTACCTGCCGCAGGTGCTGCCCGTCGCGGTGGCCGGGGTGGTCTGGGGCTGGATGCTGCACCCGTCGTACGGCGCGGTGAACCAGATCTTCGGGCTCAAGGTCAACTGGCTGGGCGACCCCGGCCTGGCGCTGGCCACGGTGATGGCGATCATGGTGTGGTTCCAGCTCGGCTACCCGGTCGTCATCTTCATGGCCGGGCTCCAGCGGGTGGACCCCTCGCTGTACGAGGCGGCCGAGATCGACGGCGCCTCCTGGTGGCGCAGATTCTGGCACATCACGATCTCGCAGATCCGGCCGGAGATCTTCGTGGTCCTGCTCACCTGCACGATCGCGGCGCTCAAGGTGTTCGGCCCGATCTTCGTGCTCACCCGGGGCGGCCCGGGCTCGGCGACGATGGTGCCGTCGTACTTCTCCTACCTGAACTTCTTCCAGAAGGTGAACGTCGGATACGGCTCGGCGATCGCCACCGTGCTCGCCCTGATCATCGTCGTGGTGACCTTCCTCTTCCTGCGCGTCCAGGACCGTGACCAGGAGCGTGACTCGTGA
- a CDS encoding extracellular solute-binding protein: protein MVKLGRSAAVAALAAAVLALGACGGSDGKSEGGNASGGGSAEAGTLTLWHYETGNSAMGTAWAEAMKEFEASHPGVKVKFEEKGFEQIQKTAGMVLNSDEAPDIMEYNKGNATAGLLSKQGLLTDLTEEATKRGWDKLLSPSLQTTAKYDERGIMGSGKWFGVPNYGEYVMVYYNKDMFDKAGVKVPTTFDEFTAALDTFTKKGTTPIAMAGAEYPAQQLFYLLALNKANRAWVDSFELYKGKVDFHGPEFTYAAQTISDWVKKGYIAKNSAGMKAEDMGVAFIGGKFPIMVSGSWWFGRMQEEIKGFKWGSFLWPGQFAPGSSGNIWVVPEKSKNKDLAYDFIDITMKKEVQNLLGNSGGIPVAADPAAITDERNKELIENFNKLSTQDGLAFYPDWPAPGYYDVLVSGVQELINGDRKPEEVLDEIAQPYNDNLADIGD from the coding sequence ATGGTCAAGTTAGGCAGGAGCGCGGCGGTGGCGGCACTGGCCGCGGCCGTCCTGGCGCTCGGCGCGTGCGGCGGAAGCGACGGCAAGTCCGAGGGCGGCAACGCGAGCGGCGGTGGTTCCGCGGAGGCCGGGACGCTCACCCTCTGGCACTACGAGACGGGCAACAGCGCCATGGGCACCGCCTGGGCCGAGGCGATGAAGGAGTTCGAGGCGAGCCACCCCGGCGTCAAGGTGAAGTTCGAGGAGAAGGGCTTCGAGCAGATCCAGAAGACCGCCGGCATGGTCCTCAACTCCGACGAGGCGCCGGACATCATGGAGTACAACAAGGGCAACGCGACGGCCGGTCTGCTGTCGAAGCAGGGTCTGCTGACCGACCTGACGGAGGAGGCGACCAAGCGCGGCTGGGACAAGTTGCTCAGCCCGTCGCTGCAGACCACCGCGAAGTACGACGAGCGGGGCATCATGGGCTCGGGCAAGTGGTTCGGCGTGCCGAACTACGGCGAGTACGTGATGGTCTACTACAACAAGGACATGTTCGACAAGGCGGGCGTGAAGGTGCCCACCACCTTCGACGAGTTCACCGCGGCGCTCGACACGTTCACGAAGAAGGGCACCACGCCGATCGCGATGGCGGGCGCCGAATACCCCGCCCAGCAGCTGTTCTACCTGCTCGCCCTCAACAAGGCCAACCGCGCCTGGGTCGACTCCTTCGAGCTCTACAAGGGCAAGGTCGACTTCCACGGGCCCGAGTTCACGTACGCCGCCCAGACCATCTCCGACTGGGTGAAGAAGGGCTACATCGCCAAGAACTCGGCCGGCATGAAGGCCGAGGACATGGGCGTGGCGTTCATCGGCGGCAAGTTCCCGATCATGGTGTCGGGCAGCTGGTGGTTCGGCCGCATGCAGGAGGAGATCAAGGGCTTCAAGTGGGGCTCCTTCCTCTGGCCGGGTCAGTTCGCCCCGGGCTCCAGCGGCAACATCTGGGTCGTGCCGGAGAAGTCCAAGAACAAGGACCTCGCCTACGACTTCATCGACATCACGATGAAGAAGGAGGTCCAGAACCTGCTCGGCAACTCCGGCGGCATCCCGGTCGCGGCCGACCCCGCCGCGATCACCGACGAGCGGAACAAGGAGCTCATCGAGAACTTCAACAAGCTCTCGACGCAGGACGGCCTGGCCTTCTACCCCGACTGGCCCGCCCCCGGCTACTACGACGTGCTCGTCTCCGGCGTGCAGGAGCTGATCAACGGCGACAGGAAGCCGGAGGAGGTCCTGGACGAGATCGCCCAGCCCTACAACGACAACCTCGCCGACATCGGCGACTAG